A window of Danio aesculapii chromosome 16, fDanAes4.1, whole genome shotgun sequence genomic DNA:
ctctctttggtggataaggaaactgtgttgtacactccactgaagacatccattagcctacatatttaatttcgcttgttaagtgcaaagatttgtttcaaaactatttgtaaattcaggtctaatttccagcaaactaataaatgagcaaaaaactgggttatatccaaatacacatgctacgccacatatggtccaaaacctgacaggtggacaaatataagcttgtttttttattaaaaatatataaatatgcatataataaataatactactaaaaataacattacacaaaaacaagttgtcatgaataaactgaagccCCCCAAAataaagaaggcatgaaggcagtggtttttatatttatgtagaaaataataatttttgtaatattttattcctttaattctctttcatttgtaaatatgtttacgtattgctgtacatcctgtgtgttttaagcaatgtgtacgcgaGGCACTCAACTAATgcacctgctttcagctggtctattgtgcagtctgttttagttcctcaaaatagcaacgcgccaacaatgcgccttaacacacacCTTCTAGACCGAAACTCCCATGAGTCCACCAAGctgcacaaatggatttgctatttaaacaatgtgttggaaaattagggttgtgctagtctgaaaatagcaacacgtcaagGCAAACACATCTTGtcccttattgcgccgggtgtatgatagggcactatcgagctgaactggtctagAACATAGCCCGCttgcgttgggcatttggatttgttcTATTTTAGTAACTTcattaatagtattttatagtttgttgtatttttttaattgggaACTCATACTGTGTGTGGaatgccttcacttgtagagACCGTCATGACAGATTATTTgttgataatttattttatttgaataatattacgaagatactgcttaccagtgcagtcTGTCTCTTTCCTGAATATGAATATTTGTGCAATATGAATAAATTAGtagaaatacataaatataaaaatataataaaagtcattttaacgtgatcagtTGATTTTTCGTCaacttttttcttcatctgaacctTTAACtatgtcataactgcaatatttacactcctccttacaatttatagcatatgtgactgtatgtgTTGCTTTTCGCAGTGTTTCGTGACacaaaagaatattgaatgttgttctctgTCTTTGATGGAATTTGCAGACATTTGTTAAACTTGTCCCTCACACCTtactaaggtaagcgggctgtatgcacacgagcgatacacttatttaaatatgtcttataataatattatgtaggcacatttatgaAACATACATTgtgtgttttaaaacttttactacaactgtaaagcaaaacaaatgtatttcccacataaaaaaatatccaaaaggAACGTAGGTCTATACATTtgtacatttgtgtatttatttgtttataataaatagtctggattataatataataaaacgaGAGAGAAAATATTTGTCAtaaaccatatttctaaaaataagcttgaaaagttgtcttaAGCAGAGTGGTGCAGACAGACGTCACAGGTGAGCGCCCTGGCACTGTTGTCcaatagcctaatgttagcttttcagctCTTGCGTTTACATTTACGACCCAAAAGTGATAAAAGTTATATTTTCGTGTCAGGATTATCTGGTTGGGCAAAGCGTGTAattgtaatgaactgtgtttgaacagaGCTTAATATTTGCAATCTtcaaaaagcctatgggaaaatcctatggggaatCCTATTTTAGcgaaatcctatggggatttttagttttatgctagcagccgattgcCCAACAAGGTGACGTCATAATTCTTCCACTCTATAGCCACTCTGTTCTTTTAATCCATAAAAAGCCTCAAAATGCATCAAAGTAGACTGTCTctagcgcctagactgcagctctgcacaagacatttggccacaggagaaatggtcgtgcccaactgagcctggtttctcttgaggttttttaattcttcactttcgccaattggtgaagtttttttcctcgccactgtcgccactggcttgcatggtttaagatagagctgcgcatcgatggatttgctctgaactgaacttaaacactgaaaactgaactgacactgtttcaatttactatgatattttatgtaaagctgctttgacacaatctgcattgtaaaagcgctatacaaataaaggtgaattgaattgaaagtacTAGTGGTGTTTTTATTTGGTGATTCCATATAATTTTCCTCAAATTAGCGTGATtccattttttttccttctgtttgaTCTGTGAAAACAGTTGTAATTGACTACAgtgttgtttctttttcttttttgtaagtgTTTCATAAAGCCAGAAGGTTGGATTGTTAAATGGAATAGTGTTGTggcaagtttgtttgtttgtttgttttttctacacaattaaacatttgaataaaCATCTTCAAAGACTGGCGATTCCATACTTTTTGCCAGGGGTTGTCTAAACTAAACCTTACCATAAAGGGAATGGGGAGACACTGGCATGTAATGTGACTGCACCTATAGTGACCCTAGGCATTAAAAAGCCACAAATAtgactttaaataaatgttaaagataagctggtggttcaatgagaaataataatgataataaacagaGGCAGGGCTTAagatgctttactaaaaagaaaaaaataggctTCTTCACAGAAAGAGGAAGTGGGGGAAAGAATAGTTCATGCATGGCCTAAACAAGTCCAGTGTGAAGCTCAAGGCAAATGATAAACTTCTGCAGAGTGAAGGCATAGAAATAGATTCATCTAGACTTGCTTTAAGATGTGTGCTTTTGTGACTAACTCCAATTTCTTGCACTTCTTTTGGACATTTGCATTAGGTTTAAGTATCTGCAATGTGGTTTTAACTCGAATAACAAAGCGCTGCATTACTATAGAGGAGCATCTTCTCAAACAAATGCCGTGGACTCCACACTGCCTACATCATCCAGGAAGGGGTCCATACGCAAACTGCAATATCACAGACCTGAGCACTGATCTGTCACAGGTAGGCCTTGAGGTTAGAACCCTTTGTGTCTTTGGAGATATTACGAGCATTCCTGCTAAAgcctttgcacacttacctttTCTGGAGGTACTTCACATAGATGGAATACGTCTGGAGAGAGTTCAGTCTGGTGCCTTTGAAGGACTCCCCAATCTTAAGTATCTGTCAATACTTTTCAGTGATGATCTCTACAGATTGGTCAAAATGGATAATCGGTCATTTGCTGGTCTGAATAATTTGGAGGAGTTGTCACTGACGGGTCTGAAGCTGCTCAACGGATCCAGTGGTATATTTGACCCATTGGTTAGTTTAATCAGATTAGACATTGTCAGAACTTGCGCACAAGACCTTGGTGAAATTTTCTGTCATATTTCAAATGGAATGACCCGTCTAAGACACCTGAATGTAGAAGACAGTAAGATTTCAACAATTGAGAACAAAGGATGTGCAGGGGGCTCAAAGACCTGGCCTTTGACTGCCCTTTCTGGAGTTCAAAAGCTGTATCTAATTGGGAACAATATTAAATCCATTCAAGCAAACTCCCTAATTGTATTCCAGAACCTCTCAAGTCTTTTTCTGGAGTTCGAGGGCAAGTCGCTAGGTAGCGTTTGGGAGTCTGGAGTTGGAAAAGTCAATGATTTGACTTTGACAgggaatgtattaaaaaaatactcaaCAAACTTCAAAGATCTGTGTCATCTTGTATCCAGTCTTTATCCTCAATCACTTAGCCTTGTTTATACATCAATAGACAGACTAACTGCTGAGGACTTGAAGGACTGTGGGACTAAGTTGACAAAGTTATTAATCCAGAATTCCAAAATAGACCACTTGGACTTCAGGTTTTGGAAAAGTAAGCTGGAAATGCAGGCCCTTCAAATGGCCCACATGAAGTTGACAGACGCtccgttttgttttgttgtgaacAGCACGGTGTGGTCCTTAACCTTGCTGGACCTCACTGGAAACTTAATTACCAATATTGATGGAGACCAGTTTGCATGTATGCCTTTTCTCGAGCAGCTCTATCTGAGTCAGAATTCCATTAAAACCCTACAGCTGCATGCATTTCGAGGTTTGCTTCGACTCAAAATCCTACAGCTTGACTCAAATAAAATCTCGCAGCTTTCTGCCAATGATTTCAAATCCCTTCTGGCTTTAGAGGTTCTGCTGATTAACGATAACATCATTGAGGCTATAGGGACTGGAACATTTTGGGAACAGCGGGAGCTTCGTGAACTGTCATTTGGTAGACTGGAATATGTTTATGAGTTGCATCTAGAGTACATTTTTTTCGAATTTCCACCAAAGTTACAGCGACTCAGCATTGATGCACATTATGGAACTAATATTTACATTGGAAATGCATCACCGCCCAATGGAACGTTTGCTCTGGAACTAAATGGAGAGAGACTGAGTTTTGTGGGCTGTGAAAGTGATGTTTTAATGGCAGTCCGAGAGTTAAAAGTCAATTGCACTTACTTCCTTTGCAGGAACAGTTTCATGGCACCTTATTTCCTAAACCTGGAATCTCTGGAGATCTCAGGAGGAGCTGAAAGGGCACCTCTCAATTACGCTACAATCAATAATCTTCACCGTCTCAAGCATCTCAAACTCGTTAGGTTGAACTTCCCCAATTACACAGAATCTAGGAGTGCCTTCTGGAACCTAACTCAACTCCAGACCCTAGTGGTGGTAAACTGTCATCTTACTTTCCTGACCAAGAGCATGTTCAGAGACCTGACCTCTCTGCAGCTGTTGCGTCTCTACAGTGACAGTCCTCTGATCTTGACTGATGGTGTGTTTGGGGTTTTACCAGTGCTAAAAGCGTTCATTCTGGACAGAGTAGATTTCCAGTGCAGTTGTGAGAATGGGTGGCTACTTGATTGGGCA
This region includes:
- the LOC130243914 gene encoding toll-like receptor 13, giving the protein MCAFVTNSNFLHFFWTFALGLSICNVVLTRITKRCITIEEHLLKQMPWTPHCLHHPGRGPYANCNITDLSTDLSQVGLEVRTLCVFGDITSIPAKAFAHLPFLEVLHIDGIRLERVQSGAFEGLPNLKYLSILFSDDLYRLVKMDNRSFAGLNNLEELSLTGLKLLNGSSGIFDPLVSLIRLDIVRTCAQDLGEIFCHISNGMTRLRHLNVEDSKISTIENKGCAGGSKTWPLTALSGVQKLYLIGNNIKSIQANSLIVFQNLSSLFLEFEGKSLGSVWESGVGKVNDLTLTGNVLKKYSTNFKDLCHLVSSLYPQSLSLVYTSIDRLTAEDLKDCGTKLTKLLIQNSKIDHLDFRFWKSKLEMQALQMAHMKLTDAPFCFVVNSTVWSLTLLDLTGNLITNIDGDQFACMPFLEQLYLSQNSIKTLQLHAFRGLLRLKILQLDSNKISQLSANDFKSLLALEVLLINDNIIEAIGTGTFWEQRELRELSFGRLEYVYELHLEYIFFEFPPKLQRLSIDAHYGTNIYIGNASPPNGTFALELNGERLSFVGCESDVLMAVRELKVNCTYFLCRNSFMAPYFLNLESLEISGGAERAPLNYATINNLHRLKHLKLVRLNFPNYTESRSAFWNLTQLQTLVVVNCHLTFLTKSMFRDLTSLQLLRLYSDSPLILTDGVFGVLPVLKAFILDRVDFQCSCENGWLLDWADSTEKVQVIYLQKQQCVWHYQKLNFLATMEKLCQTDAQYICYVATASSISLLLSAAVGYRFARWPSVVLFFRLKGWIERRFGRRWNRRRRRTQDDYGEIEEMQYDAFVSFCSQDEAWVLGEMAPRLEEQGNPRLRLCLHNRDFEVGKDIMDNITDSIHNSQCTVCLISRRYLRSDWCGLEMRVATHRQLEEQKHRLILIFLQHISPFELSAFHRLAKLVRSRTYLDWPEDEGDREHFWDRLRRNIAEDSEAS